A stretch of the Uranotaenia lowii strain MFRU-FL chromosome 3, ASM2978415v1, whole genome shotgun sequence genome encodes the following:
- the LOC129751240 gene encoding nuclear receptor coactivator 6-like isoform X2 has protein sequence MDHSKTKPQECYEFLDLSDVDDGVKSVLASTLYTPTGVATGAESSGEPGVVSGGTAGTYKGNRKPYRPKRRPSNASSVMSSSDGSSVSGLYEYVPYESNRRYQPSSHSHFSNNSGTSGGGEAYSHPNSSTTHYQYHHHHNQQQQQYQSGNEATGYSTRSGYGRYPHSKRGGPRFQQDQYGGRSLAHHHHHQQQQNHNYHHHYYHQQQQHNQTNNNNNNGNNNQQQQQQQSWPTGHHPVGSSASSSSTVLPNSSTSVNSNNESSFVEYGDNDQGQSGSTGNNSSSGSNSNNHSRSAASSTNSGRSLSRPVEPSFSSTVSESSTLSVSSSMPPHTNNPHYQPQQQQQQQQSQAPSVQQPQQQQQQQQQQQQQQQQQQQQGQVPTTPGNPPPNGHSSVPNRGSVEQQASQTVLAPPPHQALYPAQYMTAGGHPGNPVYPMQVIPQPLPGNVYVSNLTANVNVHGFVPHGIPPYMAATGTPPGSAGTYIAGEIPAGHEMAIMTPPGIRRSGRPGRGGGNPRPRGGYISHHISQQQSVVASTHQQPPPSVQQQQGQGQVQLSSGQVNAPPQSQGQSQNQAQSQPQQPPQQHTPELVQHPMALEHQQIMSPAQPYGYSGGYYFPVQFYQPTQVGPPQSAQHAAGAPIFQMPMYSPVYGYPSVMYPTMYQPEYPMYDDKGDDQHSQQAPEEAVMHPGMWQPPQMIEYNPEAGEYIPHEDDGTIIQPGPPMQPIAHVLDPNVPNFTMQMGPPTPIQAEEYDQITPAPSEEYNINNNALISPANNMISSPSSASSSQQNLAQNEMYITPQQQQQPPPQEHHHQHHQQQIVEISHDSQAVNQIEQQPNIMDQENNYIVDPSHQSSYNQPLSPVPVQQQQHVHHSQSSDGNYRAEPILQTQIAEPQPILIQDVPPQIPSTPTPHSTGPPSSAIVTSPPQIPIPLPITITHVPPPQLNKPPPPIPIEFLKMEQQQQQHQQQHHQQLPPQHHQSTMSQHDTNNNPKKKTNEVASVATPATVVSEKNNANEVSTSSKPVPNQIYVNSNKHQNQTDETARLARAIQEKFVLKDDRRNGPYRGSSSGIHSSSHQTATTISSFTSSTTTIVQHNSATTHHKKTTASVSVSAIPNKEFISSPSTVGPTITSKPYQKNTSPVPFTTLGTTTAPLSMHKQQLAPQKSYNDNIGNSNNNNNTAPSAPSMSSGPVLMESKKVEAIPQREERLHPMTAPLPPPGPPPLLSVPPPDRIIVPAPQYAPPVSTTPTAPPAMSWASLFNSSSSSGTGSSSASSTQNAPIPAQQITPTINPGPPLPTPSPFAPSFIPNLQRSGSNSTNQSSTAAPGSTDNNSNATPPVTNKKPVAKVLPFDKNNSSSSSTGPMSYSSAASGANTSASAGTGTSNAAGKGKGAPNMTTAAAAASTKPEQLDENSQKLGEFLNAYQIENNSISIQPRGLINRSNYCYINAILQALVACPPFYHLMRAIRSLPAARNSRHPKPFIDAMTLFAAEFSTLQLRSKVQRDKSKKDETPDINCDTPFEPTVIHKMLSLVRSDIFQIEGRQEDAEEFLGCVLNRLNDEMLELMKLSKNESEINGEETANGDVHGDDQDDWKVIRGYRNKGTVTRTTDFGRSPISDIFGGKLRSRVHREGDHTTDNIQPFFTLQLDIEKVASVKDALELLVGKDPLEGMTCSKTKQEIAAWQQVTLEELPIVMILHLKCFDYKMDGCTKILKALEFPIELKIDAKLMSSKGKSYTPKQKQYKLFAVVYHDGKEASKGHYITDVFHAGYGSWIRYDDSTVKAVPESNVLHPKSPRVPYLLYYRRYDTHYHGASGANTGSTAAGGNAVSSSAGSGSNSNNGVGGNISGSNNSNNTYGGNSYSVNSGYGTGSK, from the exons AAGCCTCAAGAGTGTTACGAGTTTCTCGATCTTAGCGACGTTGATGACGGTGTGAAGAGCGTCCTGGCTTCGACTCTGTACACCCCGACTGGGGTTGCGACCGGTGCCGAAAGTAGCGGCGAACCAGGCGTCGTTAGTGGAGGAACTGCCGGAACCTATAAAGGCAACCGCAAGCCATACCGTCCCAAGCGTAGGCCATCGAACGCCTCTTCGGTTATGTCGTCCTCAGATGGATCTTCGGTGTCCGGGTTGTACGAGTATGTACCGTATGAGTCCAACCGAAGGTATCAGCCGTCGTCCCACTCTCACTTTTCCAACAACTCCGGGACGTCGGGCGGCGGCGAGGCTTACTCGCACCCGAACTCTTCAACTACCCACTATCAGTATCATCATCACcacaatcaacaacaacaacaataccaATCGGGAAACGAAGCCACCGGTTATTCGACTAGGTCTGGCTATGGTCGGTATCCTCATTCAAAACGAGGCGGTCCAAGATTTCAACAGGACCAGTACGGTGGAAGATCTCTCGCACATCACCACCACCATCAACAACAGCAGAATCACAACTACCATCATCACTATtatcatcaacaacaacaacacaatcaaaccaataataacaacaacaacggcaacaacaaccaacaacaacagcagcagcaatctTGGCCAACCGGGCATCATCCGGTGGGCAGTTCTGCTTCTTCTTCCTCTACAGTACTGCCAAACAGTTCTACTAGCG TGAACAGTAATAACGAGTCGTCATTTGTCGAATACGGTGATAACGATCAGGGCCAGAGTGGTTCCACGGGTAACAATAGCAGCAGCGGCAGTAATAGCAATAACCATTCGCGGTCTGCCGCCAGTTCAACCAACAGTGGAAGAAGTTTGAGTAGACCGGTTGAACCCTCGTTCAGCTCAACGGTCTCAGAATCGTCAACACTTTCCGTTAGCAGCAGTATGCCGCCGCATACCAATAACCCGCACTATCAGccgcaacaacaacagcagcagcagcaatcgcAGGCGCCATCCGTGCAACAaccgcaacaacaacaacaacaacaacaacaacaacagcagcagcagcagcaacaacaacaacaaggcCAAGTACCGACCACTCCAGGGAATCCGCCGCCCAATGGCCATAGCAGCGTACCTAACCGTGGTTCGGTGGAGCAACAAGCATCCCAGACCGTTTTAGCACCGCCACCACACCAAGCCTTGTATCCAGCGCAGTACATGACTGCTGGAGGGCATCCCGGAAACCCGGTTTATCCCATGCAAGTTATACCCCAGCCGCTACCAGGAAACGTGTACGTGAGCAATCTAACCGCCAATGTAAACGTTCACGGTTTCGTTCCCCACGGTATTCCACCGTACATGGCCGCAACCGGAACTCCTCCAGGTTCAGCAGGAACTTACATTGCTGGTGAAATACCGGCTGGGCATGAAATGGCCATCATGACGCCTCCAGGAATAAGACGCAGTGGAAGACCTGGTCGTGGAGGTGGCAACCCACGACCTAGAGGTGGCTACATTTCACATCATATCAGTCAACAACAATCGGTCGTAGCATCGACTCATCAACAACCGCCACCTTCCGTGCAACAACAACAAGGTCAAGGGCAAGTTCAACTATCATCAGGCCAAGTGAATGCACCGCCACAATCACAAGGGCAAAGCCAAAATCAAGCCCAAAGCCAGCCACAACAGCCTCCACAACAGCACACGCCAGAACTTGTTCAACACCCGATGGCACTGGAACACCAGCAGATCATGAGTCCTGCTCAACCGTACGGCTACAGCGGCGGATATTACTTCCCGGTACAATTCTATCAGCCAACCCAAGTTGGACCTCCCCAATCGGCACAACATGCTGCCGGGGCTCCAATATTCCAGATGCCGATGTATTCTCCAGTTTACGGATACCCCAGTGTTATGTACCCGACGATGTACCAGCCAGAGTATCCAATGTACGATGACAAAGGAGACGATCAGCATTCTCAGCAAGCTCCAGAAGAAGCTGTTATGCATCCGGGCATGTGGCAACCACCACAAATGATCGAATACAATCCAGAAGCTGGAGAGTATATTCCACATGAAGACGATGGCACTATAATACAGCCGGGTCCACCGATGCAACCTATCGCTCACGTGTTAGATCCCAATGTAccaaactttaccatgcaaatGGGACCTCCAACTCCCATTCAAGCCGAAGAATACGACCAAATAACACCGGCTCCGTCCGAAGAATATAACATCAATAACAACGCTTTGATTTCTCCGGCAAACAACATGATTTCGTCTCCTTCATCAGCTTCATCTTCACAACAAAATCTAGCTCAGAATGAAATGTATATTACaccacaacaacagcaacagccaCCACCGCAAGaacatcatcatcagcatcatcaacagcAGATAGTTGAAATTTCCCATGATTCACAAGCAGTTAATCAAATCGAGCAACAGCCAAACATTATGGATCAGGAGAATAATTACATTGTCGACCCGTCACATCAATCTTCTTACAATCAACCTTTATCACCAGTCCcggtgcagcagcagcagcacgtTCACCACAGTCAATCATCCGATGGCAACTACCGGGCCGAACCAATTCTTCAAACACAAATTGCGGAACCACAGCCAATATTGATTCAAGATGTTCCTCCACAAATTCCTTCAACCCCTACACCGCACTCAACGGGACCTCCATCGTCAGCTATCGTAACGTCCCCACCACAGATTCCAATTCCATTACCGATAACAATAACACATGTCCCTCCACCTCAGCTCAACAAACCTCCGCCGCCAATTCCGATCGAGTTCCTTAAAAtggaacagcaacaacaacaacatcagcaACAACACCATCAACAATTACCGCCGCAGCATCATCAATCAACGATGTCGCAGCACGACACCAACAACAACCCGAAAAAGAAAACGAATGAAGTGGCCTCCGTGGCGACTCCAGCAACCGTCGTTAGCGAGAAAAACAATGCAAACGAAGTTTCTACCAGCAGCAAACCAGTGCCAAACCAAATCTATGTAAATAGCAACAAACACCAGAACCAGACCGATGAAACCGCTCGTCTAGCCCGGGCTATTCAGGAGAAATTCGTTCTCAAAGATGATCGTCGCAACGGACCGTACCGGGGTTCTTCATCGGGAATCCACTCAAGCTCACACCAAACGGCCACCACGATTTCATCATTCACATCGTCTACCACAACTATCGTGCAGCATAACAGCGCTACCACCCACCACAAGAAGACTACGGCATCGGTTTCTGTATCAGCCATCCCCAACAAAGAATTCATCAGTAGTCCTTCAACCGTCGGGCCCACTATCACTTCCAAGCCTTATCAGAAAAATACCTCGCCCGTTCCGTTCACTACCCTCGGAACGACAACGGCACCTTTATCGATGCACAAACAACAGTTGGCTCCGCAGAAATCTTATAACGATAATATtggcaacagcaacaacaacaacaacacagcACCCTCTGCTCCATCCATGAGCTCAGGCCCGGTCCTGATGGAATCAAAGAAAGTTGAAGCCATTCCCCAGCGCGAAGAACGTTTACATCCGATGACAGCTCCGCTTCCTCCCCCAGGGCCCCCACCGCTGCTATCGGTACCTCCACCAGATCGTATTATCGTCCCAGCACCGCAATACGCACCACCCGTATCTACCACGCCAACAGCCCCGCCCGCGATGTCCTGGGCTAGCCTGTTCAACTCATCATCTTCTTCCGGTACTGGGTCCTCGTCTGCTTCCTCCACTCAAAACGCTCCGATCCCGGCACAGCAAATCACCCCGACTATCAACCCGGGGCCGCCACTTCCAACACCGTCACCGTTTGCGCCCAGCTTCATCCCGAATCTTCAGCGCAGCGGCAGCAACAGCACCAATCAATCGTCTACGGCAGCACCGGGATCTACCGACAACAACAGCAACGCTACACCGCCGGTGACCAACAAGAAACCGGTTGCCAAGGTACTTCCATTCGATAAGAAcaacagtagcagcagcagcaccggTCCCATGTCATATTCGTCGGCCGCTTCGGGAGCCAACACAAGTGCCTCAGCTGGGACCGGGACGAGCAATGCCGCCGGCAAAGGAAAGGGTGCACCGAACATGACCACTGCCGCCGCTGCCGCATCTACCAAACCTGAACAGCTCGATGAAAACTCGCAAAAGTTAGGAG aattccTAAACGCTTATCAAATCGAAAACAACAGCATCAGCATTCAGCCCCGAGGACTGATCAACAGATCCAACTACTGCTACATCAACGCCATCCTGCAAGCCCTGGTGGCTTGTCCGCCGTTCTATCACTTGATGAGAGCCATCCGGTCGCTCCCGGCCGCGAGAAACAGCCGTCATCCAAAGCCTTTCATCGATGCGAT GACCTTATTCGCAGCCGAATTTTCAACCCTGCAGTTGCGCTCCAAGGTGCAACGCGACAAATCGAAGAAGGACGAAACACCGGACATCAACTGCGACACCCCCTTCGAACCGACCGTGATTCACAAGATGCTCAGTCTAGTCCGATCGGATATCTTCCAGATCGAGGGTCGCCAGGAGGACGCGGAAGAGTTCCTTGGTTGCGTACTGAACCGGCTCAACGATGAAATGTTGGAG CTTATGAAGCTCAGCAAAAATGAATCGGAGATCAACGGTGAGGAGACGGCCAATGGCGATGTGCATGGTGACGATCAGGACGATTGGAAG GTCATCCGAGGGTACCGGAACAAGGGAACCGTAACGCGCACAACGGATTTCGGCCGGTCGCCCATCAGTGACATCTTCGGGGGTAAATTGCGATCTCGGGTACACCGGGAAGGTGATCATACGACTGATAACATTCAGCCGTTTTTCACACTGCAGCTGGATATtgag AAAGTGGCCTCCGTCAAGGACGCCCTGGAGCTGCTGGTCGGCAAAGACCCACTCGAGGGTATGACCTGCTCCAAGACGAAGCAGGAAATCGCCGCCTGGCAGCAGGTAACCCTAGAGGAGCTGCCCATTGTGATGATCCTGCACCTGAAGTGCTTCGACTACAAGATGGACGGGTGCACCAAAATACTGAAGGCCCTCGAGTTCCCGATCGAACTGAAGATTGACGCCA aactgatGTCCTCAAAGGGCAAATCTTACACGCCCAAGCAGAAGCAGTACAAACTATTTGCTGTGGTCTATCACGACGGCAAGGAGGCCTCCAAAGGGCATTACATTACAGATGTGTTCCATGCCGGTTATGGTAGCTGGATCCGGTACGATGATAGTACTGTAAAGGCCGTTCCGGAGAGCAATGTGCTACATCCGAAATCACCTCGTGTGCCGTACCTGTTGTATTACCGGCGGTACGATACTCACTACCACGGGGCAAGCGGTGCAAACACAGGCAGCACCGCCGCAGGTGGCAACGCTGTTTCTTCCAGCGCTGGTAGCggaagcaacagcaacaacggTGTTGGAGGCAACATTAGCGGTAGTAACAATAGTAATAATACTTACGGTGGCAACAGTTACAGTGTTAATAGTGGCTACGGTACCGGTTCCAAATGA
- the LOC129751240 gene encoding uncharacterized protein LOC129751240 isoform X3, with protein MDHSKTKKPQECYEFLDLSDVDDGVKSVLASTLYTPTGVATGAESSGEPGVVSGGTAGTYKGNRKPYRPKRRPSNASSVMSSSDGSSVSGLYEYVPYESNRRYQPSSHSHFSNNSGTSGGGEAYSHPNSSTTHYQYHHHHNQQQQQYQSGNEATGYSTRSGYGRYPHSKRGGPRFQQDQYGGRSLAHHHHHQQQQNHNYHHHYYHQQQQHNQTNNNNNNGNNNQQQQQQQSWPTGHHPVGSSASSSSTVLPNSSTSVNSNNESSFVEYGDNDQGQSGSTGNNSSSGSNSNNHSRSAASSTNSGRSLSRPVEPSFSSTVSESSTLSVSSSMPPHTNNPHYQPQQQQQQQQSQAPSVQQPQQQQQQQQQQQQQQQQQQQQGQVPTTPGNPPPNGHSSVPNRGSVEQQASQTVLAPPPHQALYPAQYMTAGGHPGNPVYPMQVIPQPLPGNVYVSNLTANVNVHGFVPHGIPPYMAATGTPPGSAGTYIAGEIPAGHEMAIMTPPGIRRSGRPGRGGGNPRPRGGYISHHISQQQSVVASTHQQPPPSVQQQQGQGQVQLSSGQVNAPPQSQGQSQNQAQSQPQQPPQQHTPELVQHPMALEHQQIMSPAQPYGYSGGYYFPVQFYQPTQVGPPQSAQHAAGAPIFQMPMYSPVYGYPSVMYPTMYQPEYPMYDDKGDDQHSQQAPEEAVMHPGMWQPPQMIEYNPEAGEYIPHEDDGTIIQPGPPMQPIAHVLDPNVPNFTMQMGPPTPIQAEEYDQITPAPSEEYNINNNALISPANNMISSPSSASSSQQNLAQNEMYITPQQQQQPPPQEHHHQHHQQQIVEISHDSQAVNQIEQQPNIMDQENNYIVDPSHQSSYNQPLSPVPVQQQQHVHHSQSSDGNYRAEPILQTQIAEPQPILIQDVPPQIPSTPTPHSTGPPSSAILNKPPPPIPIEFLKMEQQQQQHQQQHHQQLPPQHHQSTMSQHDTNNNPKKKTNEVASVATPATVVSEKNNANEVSTSSKPVPNQIYVNSNKHQNQTDETARLARAIQEKFVLKDDRRNGPYRGSSSGIHSSSHQTATTISSFTSSTTTIVQHNSATTHHKKTTASVSVSAIPNKEFISSPSTVGPTITSKPYQKNTSPVPFTTLGTTTAPLSMHKQQLAPQKSYNDNIGNSNNNNNTAPSAPSMSSGPVLMESKKVEAIPQREERLHPMTAPLPPPGPPPLLSVPPPDRIIVPAPQYAPPVSTTPTAPPAMSWASLFNSSSSSGTGSSSASSTQNAPIPAQQITPTINPGPPLPTPSPFAPSFIPNLQRSGSNSTNQSSTAAPGSTDNNSNATPPVTNKKPVAKVLPFDKNNSSSSSTGPMSYSSAASGANTSASAGTGTSNAAGKGKGAPNMTTAAAAASTKPEQLDENSQKLGEFLNAYQIENNSISIQPRGLINRSNYCYINAILQALVACPPFYHLMRAIRSLPAARNSRHPKPFIDAMTLFAAEFSTLQLRSKVQRDKSKKDETPDINCDTPFEPTVIHKMLSLVRSDIFQIEGRQEDAEEFLGCVLNRLNDEMLELMKLSKNESEINGEETANGDVHGDDQDDWKVIRGYRNKGTVTRTTDFGRSPISDIFGGKLRSRVHREGDHTTDNIQPFFTLQLDIEKVASVKDALELLVGKDPLEGMTCSKTKQEIAAWQQVTLEELPIVMILHLKCFDYKMDGCTKILKALEFPIELKIDAKLMSSKGKSYTPKQKQYKLFAVVYHDGKEASKGHYITDVFHAGYGSWIRYDDSTVKAVPESNVLHPKSPRVPYLLYYRRYDTHYHGASGANTGSTAAGGNAVSSSAGSGSNSNNGVGGNISGSNNSNNTYGGNSYSVNSGYGTGSK; from the exons AAGAAGCCTCAAGAGTGTTACGAGTTTCTCGATCTTAGCGACGTTGATGACGGTGTGAAGAGCGTCCTGGCTTCGACTCTGTACACCCCGACTGGGGTTGCGACCGGTGCCGAAAGTAGCGGCGAACCAGGCGTCGTTAGTGGAGGAACTGCCGGAACCTATAAAGGCAACCGCAAGCCATACCGTCCCAAGCGTAGGCCATCGAACGCCTCTTCGGTTATGTCGTCCTCAGATGGATCTTCGGTGTCCGGGTTGTACGAGTATGTACCGTATGAGTCCAACCGAAGGTATCAGCCGTCGTCCCACTCTCACTTTTCCAACAACTCCGGGACGTCGGGCGGCGGCGAGGCTTACTCGCACCCGAACTCTTCAACTACCCACTATCAGTATCATCATCACcacaatcaacaacaacaacaataccaATCGGGAAACGAAGCCACCGGTTATTCGACTAGGTCTGGCTATGGTCGGTATCCTCATTCAAAACGAGGCGGTCCAAGATTTCAACAGGACCAGTACGGTGGAAGATCTCTCGCACATCACCACCACCATCAACAACAGCAGAATCACAACTACCATCATCACTATtatcatcaacaacaacaacacaatcaaaccaataataacaacaacaacggcaacaacaaccaacaacaacagcagcagcaatctTGGCCAACCGGGCATCATCCGGTGGGCAGTTCTGCTTCTTCTTCCTCTACAGTACTGCCAAACAGTTCTACTAGCG TGAACAGTAATAACGAGTCGTCATTTGTCGAATACGGTGATAACGATCAGGGCCAGAGTGGTTCCACGGGTAACAATAGCAGCAGCGGCAGTAATAGCAATAACCATTCGCGGTCTGCCGCCAGTTCAACCAACAGTGGAAGAAGTTTGAGTAGACCGGTTGAACCCTCGTTCAGCTCAACGGTCTCAGAATCGTCAACACTTTCCGTTAGCAGCAGTATGCCGCCGCATACCAATAACCCGCACTATCAGccgcaacaacaacagcagcagcagcaatcgcAGGCGCCATCCGTGCAACAaccgcaacaacaacaacaacaacaacaacaacaacagcagcagcagcagcaacaacaacaacaaggcCAAGTACCGACCACTCCAGGGAATCCGCCGCCCAATGGCCATAGCAGCGTACCTAACCGTGGTTCGGTGGAGCAACAAGCATCCCAGACCGTTTTAGCACCGCCACCACACCAAGCCTTGTATCCAGCGCAGTACATGACTGCTGGAGGGCATCCCGGAAACCCGGTTTATCCCATGCAAGTTATACCCCAGCCGCTACCAGGAAACGTGTACGTGAGCAATCTAACCGCCAATGTAAACGTTCACGGTTTCGTTCCCCACGGTATTCCACCGTACATGGCCGCAACCGGAACTCCTCCAGGTTCAGCAGGAACTTACATTGCTGGTGAAATACCGGCTGGGCATGAAATGGCCATCATGACGCCTCCAGGAATAAGACGCAGTGGAAGACCTGGTCGTGGAGGTGGCAACCCACGACCTAGAGGTGGCTACATTTCACATCATATCAGTCAACAACAATCGGTCGTAGCATCGACTCATCAACAACCGCCACCTTCCGTGCAACAACAACAAGGTCAAGGGCAAGTTCAACTATCATCAGGCCAAGTGAATGCACCGCCACAATCACAAGGGCAAAGCCAAAATCAAGCCCAAAGCCAGCCACAACAGCCTCCACAACAGCACACGCCAGAACTTGTTCAACACCCGATGGCACTGGAACACCAGCAGATCATGAGTCCTGCTCAACCGTACGGCTACAGCGGCGGATATTACTTCCCGGTACAATTCTATCAGCCAACCCAAGTTGGACCTCCCCAATCGGCACAACATGCTGCCGGGGCTCCAATATTCCAGATGCCGATGTATTCTCCAGTTTACGGATACCCCAGTGTTATGTACCCGACGATGTACCAGCCAGAGTATCCAATGTACGATGACAAAGGAGACGATCAGCATTCTCAGCAAGCTCCAGAAGAAGCTGTTATGCATCCGGGCATGTGGCAACCACCACAAATGATCGAATACAATCCAGAAGCTGGAGAGTATATTCCACATGAAGACGATGGCACTATAATACAGCCGGGTCCACCGATGCAACCTATCGCTCACGTGTTAGATCCCAATGTAccaaactttaccatgcaaatGGGACCTCCAACTCCCATTCAAGCCGAAGAATACGACCAAATAACACCGGCTCCGTCCGAAGAATATAACATCAATAACAACGCTTTGATTTCTCCGGCAAACAACATGATTTCGTCTCCTTCATCAGCTTCATCTTCACAACAAAATCTAGCTCAGAATGAAATGTATATTACaccacaacaacagcaacagccaCCACCGCAAGaacatcatcatcagcatcatcaacagcAGATAGTTGAAATTTCCCATGATTCACAAGCAGTTAATCAAATCGAGCAACAGCCAAACATTATGGATCAGGAGAATAATTACATTGTCGACCCGTCACATCAATCTTCTTACAATCAACCTTTATCACCAGTCCcggtgcagcagcagcagcacgtTCACCACAGTCAATCATCCGATGGCAACTACCGGGCCGAACCAATTCTTCAAACACAAATTGCGGAACCACAGCCAATATTGATTCAAGATGTTCCTCCACAAATTCCTTCAACCCCTACACCGCACTCAACGGGACCTCCATCGTCAGCTATC CTCAACAAACCTCCGCCGCCAATTCCGATCGAGTTCCTTAAAAtggaacagcaacaacaacaacatcagcaACAACACCATCAACAATTACCGCCGCAGCATCATCAATCAACGATGTCGCAGCACGACACCAACAACAACCCGAAAAAGAAAACGAATGAAGTGGCCTCCGTGGCGACTCCAGCAACCGTCGTTAGCGAGAAAAACAATGCAAACGAAGTTTCTACCAGCAGCAAACCAGTGCCAAACCAAATCTATGTAAATAGCAACAAACACCAGAACCAGACCGATGAAACCGCTCGTCTAGCCCGGGCTATTCAGGAGAAATTCGTTCTCAAAGATGATCGTCGCAACGGACCGTACCGGGGTTCTTCATCGGGAATCCACTCAAGCTCACACCAAACGGCCACCACGATTTCATCATTCACATCGTCTACCACAACTATCGTGCAGCATAACAGCGCTACCACCCACCACAAGAAGACTACGGCATCGGTTTCTGTATCAGCCATCCCCAACAAAGAATTCATCAGTAGTCCTTCAACCGTCGGGCCCACTATCACTTCCAAGCCTTATCAGAAAAATACCTCGCCCGTTCCGTTCACTACCCTCGGAACGACAACGGCACCTTTATCGATGCACAAACAACAGTTGGCTCCGCAGAAATCTTATAACGATAATATtggcaacagcaacaacaacaacaacacagcACCCTCTGCTCCATCCATGAGCTCAGGCCCGGTCCTGATGGAATCAAAGAAAGTTGAAGCCATTCCCCAGCGCGAAGAACGTTTACATCCGATGACAGCTCCGCTTCCTCCCCCAGGGCCCCCACCGCTGCTATCGGTACCTCCACCAGATCGTATTATCGTCCCAGCACCGCAATACGCACCACCCGTATCTACCACGCCAACAGCCCCGCCCGCGATGTCCTGGGCTAGCCTGTTCAACTCATCATCTTCTTCCGGTACTGGGTCCTCGTCTGCTTCCTCCACTCAAAACGCTCCGATCCCGGCACAGCAAATCACCCCGACTATCAACCCGGGGCCGCCACTTCCAACACCGTCACCGTTTGCGCCCAGCTTCATCCCGAATCTTCAGCGCAGCGGCAGCAACAGCACCAATCAATCGTCTACGGCAGCACCGGGATCTACCGACAACAACAGCAACGCTACACCGCCGGTGACCAACAAGAAACCGGTTGCCAAGGTACTTCCATTCGATAAGAAcaacagtagcagcagcagcaccggTCCCATGTCATATTCGTCGGCCGCTTCGGGAGCCAACACAAGTGCCTCAGCTGGGACCGGGACGAGCAATGCCGCCGGCAAAGGAAAGGGTGCACCGAACATGACCACTGCCGCCGCTGCCGCATCTACCAAACCTGAACAGCTCGATGAAAACTCGCAAAAGTTAGGAG aattccTAAACGCTTATCAAATCGAAAACAACAGCATCAGCATTCAGCCCCGAGGACTGATCAACAGATCCAACTACTGCTACATCAACGCCATCCTGCAAGCCCTGGTGGCTTGTCCGCCGTTCTATCACTTGATGAGAGCCATCCGGTCGCTCCCGGCCGCGAGAAACAGCCGTCATCCAAAGCCTTTCATCGATGCGAT GACCTTATTCGCAGCCGAATTTTCAACCCTGCAGTTGCGCTCCAAGGTGCAACGCGACAAATCGAAGAAGGACGAAACACCGGACATCAACTGCGACACCCCCTTCGAACCGACCGTGATTCACAAGATGCTCAGTCTAGTCCGATCGGATATCTTCCAGATCGAGGGTCGCCAGGAGGACGCGGAAGAGTTCCTTGGTTGCGTACTGAACCGGCTCAACGATGAAATGTTGGAG CTTATGAAGCTCAGCAAAAATGAATCGGAGATCAACGGTGAGGAGACGGCCAATGGCGATGTGCATGGTGACGATCAGGACGATTGGAAG GTCATCCGAGGGTACCGGAACAAGGGAACCGTAACGCGCACAACGGATTTCGGCCGGTCGCCCATCAGTGACATCTTCGGGGGTAAATTGCGATCTCGGGTACACCGGGAAGGTGATCATACGACTGATAACATTCAGCCGTTTTTCACACTGCAGCTGGATATtgag AAAGTGGCCTCCGTCAAGGACGCCCTGGAGCTGCTGGTCGGCAAAGACCCACTCGAGGGTATGACCTGCTCCAAGACGAAGCAGGAAATCGCCGCCTGGCAGCAGGTAACCCTAGAGGAGCTGCCCATTGTGATGATCCTGCACCTGAAGTGCTTCGACTACAAGATGGACGGGTGCACCAAAATACTGAAGGCCCTCGAGTTCCCGATCGAACTGAAGATTGACGCCA aactgatGTCCTCAAAGGGCAAATCTTACACGCCCAAGCAGAAGCAGTACAAACTATTTGCTGTGGTCTATCACGACGGCAAGGAGGCCTCCAAAGGGCATTACATTACAGATGTGTTCCATGCCGGTTATGGTAGCTGGATCCGGTACGATGATAGTACTGTAAAGGCCGTTCCGGAGAGCAATGTGCTACATCCGAAATCACCTCGTGTGCCGTACCTGTTGTATTACCGGCGGTACGATACTCACTACCACGGGGCAAGCGGTGCAAACACAGGCAGCACCGCCGCAGGTGGCAACGCTGTTTCTTCCAGCGCTGGTAGCggaagcaacagcaacaacggTGTTGGAGGCAACATTAGCGGTAGTAACAATAGTAATAATACTTACGGTGGCAACAGTTACAGTGTTAATAGTGGCTACGGTACCGGTTCCAAATGA